The Methylocystis sp. ATCC 49242 region CATCGCGGGGGCATAGTCCAGACAAAAGGCCAGGTCGAGGTTTGAAGTCACTGCGTGGTCACCGGGCGGTCGGGCAGGTACCAGAAGGGTCTTTCCACTTCCACCAGCGACCGTCCCGGATCGCCCGCCTTTTTGCCGTCGCGAATGAGCGCGACGAGATCCGCGCGAACAGCCGGATCGGACAGGAAATAGCTGTGCCCGATGAGACCGCCGCCGCCCTGTGAGGAAATGAAATCGGCGACGCCCGCCGCGTTAGTCATGAATTTCGTTTCACCCGGATCTGCATGCGCGTCGAGAAGGCCGAGGCGCAACTGGCTGCCGAACAGGAACTTCGACAGGCTCAACGCCCTGTCGCCAGTCGATGAGTAGACGGTGAAGTGCAACTGGCCGGGATTGAAGACGACGCTTCGCCGGGGCGCGCGGCCATAGGACAGGTCCGGATCCGACGGGACGCCGAACAATCTTGCGACGGCCACGTCGATGTCGATGTCGGGCGCGGCCAGGATGACGTTGGCGATCTTGAACCGCGATGACAGGGAACCCTGCGTCACATAGGCTTCGATCCCGAGATGCTGCAGGGCCGACGTCAGCACGTCCGTGCCGCGGCTGTGGGCGAGGAAATGCAGTCGCTTCAGCCCCGGCGTGCCGGCGATGACGCGAATGGCCTTGCGGATGTCGATCACGGCGAACTCGCCGGATTCGCGATCGACATTGTAGCCGAAGAGGATGCCCTTCGATCCGCCGGCCGGCCATGTCAGCGCGATGCAGACGAAATCCTGCGGCCCGAGATCGTTGCAAAGCTGCGCGGCGGATTTCGCCGCGTCGTCGAAACTGTTGTTGTACCCATGGACGAAGACAACGATCTCCTTGCGGCTCGTCGCGGCGAGCCGGCGCTGGATCTCGCTCTGCATGTCGGCCACCGAGCGTTCATGCGCCGCGACGGTCCCGGACTCACGCCGGATGCCGCCTTTCACGCGCTCCAACCCGTAGGGCGTCGCCGGGAAGCGGCCCATTTCGACTGGCGGCGCGACAAACGCTGCGTCGGCGTCTCGGCCAGACACCGCCACCTCGCCGAACGCCAGCGCATGTGAACGCCCCGAGTTGTATGAGACGGTCCCGTCTTCCCGCGCGATCGACGCGCGGTTGGTGACATAGAAAATGTCGAGCGCCGAGCCGCCGCCGCCGGACGCGCCGGGATTAATGACATTGGCCGCCGGAGAGACGGACTGGCAGCCGCAGACGGAAACCGCAGCGACCAGCAAAGCGATGGATCGGACCAGTCTCCACATGAGAGCGTCTCTCGAAAATCTGCCCAGGCATGGCTAACATGAAAGCTGTACCCATAAAAAATTGTCGAGAACAAGCAAAAGCTTGAGGTTTGGCGTCATTCGACCCGTTCTTCCTTCGCCGCGCGGCTCGACAGAAACCGCACGCGCGCCATGTAGGCCCAGGCGATAAGCAGCGACACCGGCAGCGCCAGCGCCGCCGCTTTTTCGGCGGACATTCCCGCGGGCAGCAGGCCCAATTCCTTCAAATCCTTGGCGAAATAAGCGAAAAGCCCGACGAGATAATAGGCGAGGCCCGCCATGGATATGCCCTGCACCATGCGGTTCAGGCGCATTTGCAGACGCGTGCGGCGAACCATGTCGTCGAGCAGCGCGCCGTTCTGGCGCTCCATGTCGAGCGTCGCGCCGGTGCGCATCAGATTGGTCACGCGTCCGACGTCGCTGGAAAAGCGGATTTGCCGCGCCTCGACCGCATTACAGGTTTCGATCGCCGGATCGAAGCGGGCGCTCAGGAAATTCGAGAAGGTCACATATTGGCCTTCCTTGGCCTCCTGAAGAAGCTCGAGCCGGTTCTTCACCAATGCGTTGTAGGCGCGGCTCGCCCCGAAGCGAAAACCGGTGCGCGTCGACAGCGCTTCGCTTCTGGCGAGAAGATCGGACAGACGCCTGAGCAGGTCCTGATTGGCGCGCGGGTCATGGCCCGCGCTGAGCGCCTGCGTTATCGCGGAAAGGTCCTGCTCCATGGCGCGCAGTTGCGGCGACACTTCCCGCGCGAGCGGCAGGCCGAGCAGCGCCATGGTGCGATAGGTCTCGACCTCCAGCACGCGCTGCGCAAGGCGGCCCGCCTCCAGCGTCGAGGCGTGCAGCGTGCGGATAGCGAAGCGTGTGAAGCCATAGGGATCGACGGCGAAATCGGTCAGCACATTGGCGCATTCCTTGCCGACGCCGATGACGCAGAGGCTCTGTGAATTGAAGACGCCCGCAAGCTCCTCGAGCGGCCGGTCGCGATCGACGACGCAAAGATGCGACTTGACGATGACCCGGCCCGGCGGGCGGAACGAAATCTCGCCCGTGGCGAGCGGATCGGGGTGGCTGAAAGGCGCCGCCGCGTCGAGGGCCGTCGACCAGGTGTAGGTGGTGAATTCGGTGTGCTGTTCCCAGCGCAGCCGCCACTGGCCGAATATGAAATAATGAAACTTCGCGTCCGGCGCCGGCCCGTTGGCGCCCTGGCTCCACGCCAGCTGCTCGACCGCCGCACGATCGGCGGCGGCCTCCTGGTGGTTGGTCGCGAAGGCGAAATGATAAATGCGGCGCGGAACCTTCAGCGGCAGGAAAGGGCGCGCATGCAGCTCCGCAAGCACCGCGTCGCGCCACTCATGATCGACCCACTGTGCGCCGTCGTCCGCTCCGACCATATTTGTCCCTCCAACGCCGCTCAGCTTATAGCCGCGGGCCGCGCCGGATGGCGAGTGTAAAGGGCGCCCGGATCGTGGCGCTGTTTCGCGGCGAGAACGCTCCGCAAGAAGTCTGGGGAGCGGGCGGAAGGAGGGCCGTCCCCCGAAATTCGACCCCCGAAGCCCTGCGAGCTTTGAATCCAGGTCCGCGGCGCATATATGAGATGCTCAACCTTGAGGCGACGTATCGTAATGTCCGACGACACCAGCGACGAAATGAACGGATTGGCTGATCCTTTCAGCTACGAGGATCTCGTTTCCCAGCGCGCCATGGCCTTCTATCATGTCGCCAGACTCACGGACACGATCAAGGACGAGGCCGTCAAAGAGCTCTGCCTGACGATGCTGCGCAAGCTCAATTCGAGCATCAGGGCGCCATCGACGGCCGACGTGCGCTCGATCGAGGGCGGCAAGAGCGCGGGCTGAGCCGCGGTATCAGCTCTCGCGGGACTTGTTCGGATCCGTCTTCGAGGCGCGGATGTTGAAGATCTCCCCACGGTATATCTTCTTGCCGTCCGGGTAGGCGGCCAGCGTCTGCTTGCCGGAATGGGTGCGGTTGTCGACCGGCGAGACATAGTCGTAATCGACCGTAACCTTGTATTTCACCGTGAAGTCCTGCCAACTCGGGTGATTCTTCGCGAGATATTGCGCCTTGTCGCAGGCGAGCGTGTCCGACGTCGTCCTCGTGCGTCCGGCGCGCTTTTCAAGATAGCAGACTTCCTGCACATTGGTGACGCGCGCCTGGACCGGCAGGTAATTGGCGTTCTTGTCATAGCGGTCGTAAATGTAGAAACCGCCGACGCCCAGAGCGACGAGCCCGAAGCTCATCACGCGATTTGCGCCGTAATTCAGCAATCCGTTAATCATGACGATGATCCATTGCCCGAAATTTCGGAGCATCGTCGCGCGCAAAGTGTTGCGGCCAGGCTAAAGCTCTGGCCGCAGTTGAGACTATCCTTAAGCGTCGCTTGCCGCAGGCGTCAGGTGATCACGCTCGGCGTTTCGCGCTGCGTGAAGCGCTCGATCTGCGCGATCTCCCGCGAGAGCGCGATGAGGTCGCCGAGCGCCTCCTGGGTTTCGATGAATTGCCGCGCCATATCGGGCTCATAGCGCTCGATATAGACTCGCAGCGTCGCCCCCGCCGTGCCAGTGCCGGAAAGGCGATAGACGATGCGCGAACCGTCCGTAAACATCACGCGCAGGCCCTGATTGGCCGAATCCGATCCGTCGACCGGATCGTGATAGGCGAAATCGTCGGCGTCTCTCACTTCCAGTGCGCCGAACTTCCTGCCCTTCAGCGTCGGCAGACTGTCGCGCAACGTCTTGATCAGCGCATTGGCGCCGTCGCTGTCGACCTCCTCATAATCGTGACGGGAATAATAGTTGCGGCCATAGGTCGCCCAATGTTCGCGCACGATGGCGTCGACGCTCTGCTTGCGCGCCGCAAGCACGTCGAGCCAGAGAAGGACGGCCCAGAGCCCGTCCTTTTCGCGCACATGGCTGGAGCCCGTGCCGGCGCTCTCCTCTCCGCAAATCGTCACGAGGCCGGCGTCGAGCAGATTGCCGAAGAATTTCCAGCCGGTCGGCGTCTCGTAGATGTTCACGCCCAGCTTCTCCGCGACACGGTCGGCGGCGCCGCTTGTCGGCATGGAGCGCGCGATGCCTGCGATCCCGTTCTTGTAGCCCGGCGCGAGATGGGCGTTCGCCGCCAGAATGGCGAGGCTGTCCGAGGGCGTCACGAAACGGGAGCGGCCGATGATCAGATTGCGGTCGCCGTCGCCGTCGGACGCCGCGCAGAGGTCGGGCGAAGCGTCAGACATGGCGAGATCGTAAAGATGTTTGGCGTGAACGAGATTGGGGTCCGGGTGGTGGCCGCCGAAGTCGGGGAGGGGCTCGCCGTTCAGCACGCTCCCGGCCGCCGCGCCGAGCGCGCCTTCGAGGATTGCGCGCGCATAGGGGCCGGTCACCGCCGACATGGCGTCGAACCTGATGGTGAAGCCGGAGCGGAAGGCCGCGCGAATCCGGTCGAAATCGAACAGCGTCTGCATCAGCGCGCTGTAGTTTTCGACGCTGTCGACGATTTCGACGCGCATGTCGCCAAGCTGCGTCGCGCCGAGGCGGTCGAGGTCGACGTCGGGGGCCTCGATGATCCTGAACGAAGTTATCTCCTTCGTGCGCGCGAAGATGGCTTCGGTGACCTTCTCCGGCGCCGGGCCGCCGTTCGCCACATTGTATTTGACGCCGAAATCGCCATCCGGTCCGCCGGGGTTGTGGCTCGCGGAAAGCACGACGCCGCCGAAAGCCTTCAGCGACCGAATGAGCGCCGATACGGCGGGCGTCGAGAGAATTCCGCCGCGTCCGACCACTGCGCGGCCGAAGCCATTGGCGGCGGCGATCTTCAGAATGGTCTGGATGGCCTCGCGATTGTAGTAGCGGCCGTCCCCGCCCACGACGAGCGTCTGGCCCTCGAAGCCCTCGAGGCAATCGAAGATCGACTGCACGAAATTCTCGACGTAATGGCGCTGCTGGAAGACCGGGACCTTCTTGCGCAGGCCCGAGGTTCCGGGCCGCTGATCCTTGTACGGGGTCGTCGCGATCACTTTCGCCATTCCTTGCGCCTCTTGAGAGCGGAAGCCCGGCCGAATCGGCGCCGGGCAGGAGCGTCGCAGTCTATATTCGCGACCGAGCAAACAGAAACGGCGGCGCATCGCCGCGCCGCCGTCTCGAACCGCTGACGTGGGAGGAGCTTACCAGCCCCAGCCGCCGCCCCATCCGCCCCAGCCGCCATAGGCCGGATAGGCGTAGCCATAGCCGTACGACGGATAATAGTATCCGCCGCCGTAGTAGGGGTAGTAGCCGCCATAATAGCTGTTGCTCGAGGCCGCCGCGAGGCCAGCGCCGAGAAGGCCGAGGCCCACGCCCGCCGCCACGGCGGCGCCGGGGTTGTATCCGCGGCGGTAGTAGCCGCCATAATAGCCCCGGCGGTAATAGCCTCCGCCCCAGCCACGGCGATACCAGACCTTGTCGACAGGCGCCGACAGCGAGACGGTCGAGGGAGGCGCCGCCCCCATGGGACCCGCCAGAACCTCCTCGGGAACGGCGGTCGCCAGCACGGCGCCGCACAGGGCGCCGGAGAGCGCGGTCTTGAAAACATTACGCATAATCTGCCTCCATCTTGCGGCCACAGAGCATGGTGACGCCCCCGCCTCGCCAAGCTCACGCACCAATATGCGCTATGTAAACCGCTTTTGAACACCGTCGAGGGGCGATAGGGCGTCTTTTCGCCCCGTAACGTAAACGGAGACTCAGCCGTTGGCGCCGACGCTGGCCGCGACGCCGCGCGTGAAATCGACGAGACGTTCGCGGAAAAAATCCCGGGTGCGCGCGGCCGTCACCGGATGCTGTTCGAGAATCTGGTGAAAAAGCGCGCGGCTGATCCTGAGCACGGTCGCCGGCTCGCGCGCGACGGCGGTGACGGGCCGCAACGACGGGGCGACGAGCGCGGTCTCCCCGATCAGCGCCCAGGGCCGCACGAACCGCGCCGCCGGACGGCCGTCGTCATAGGGATCCAGGGCGATCGTGCCCATGGTCAGGATAAAGCCGCCGTCCGACGGTTCGCCCCGGCGAAAAAGCGTGTCCCCGGCGCGCATCAGCCGCGTTTCGGAGGAGAAGGCGAGCATGCGCAGGGCGCCGGCCTCGAAGATCGCGAAAAGCGGAATACGCGTGAGATTGCTGATGTCGTCGTCGAGCGTCATGGTCGTTCCGCTGGCCTGCGAGAAAGTCTTATAGATTTTTCACGCCAAGGGAACCACTGCTCCGCTCTCGCTATTGTCGACAGGCGCGGCGAGACGGTAGCCGCCATATTCGGTCAGAAGACGGCGCGGGCGCGCGGGGTCCGCCTCGATCTTGCGCCGCAGCCGGTGAATGTGAGTTTCGAGCGTCCGGGTCGAAACATTGGGTCCATATCCCCAGACCTCGCTGAGCAGCGTAGCCTTGGAGACGACGGCGCCATCGGCCTGCATGAGCCGGGCGAAGATCGCCGTCTCCTTTTCCGTCAGCCGAGCCGCTGGCGCCGGATCCGCGCGGGCTGCGGCTGGAGAATGCGCCGCCGCGATGCAGGCGGCGAGGTCCGCGAAACGGAAGGGTCGCTTCAAAGTCGCAGCGGCGCCCGGACAACGCCTGTCGTCACTGGAAATGACGATGGCGGCGCCGGTAAAGCCCGCCTGACGAAACCGGGCGATCGAGGCGGCCGGATCATTTCCGCAAGCCTTGTCGTCTAGGACCAGCACGTCCGGCCAGGGCGGCGCGAGCGCCGAGAGACGTGCGGGCGCCTCGTATAGCTCTACACCCCCCAGCGTCCCGAATTGCTCGGCGAGGCTCGCTGTCAAAGCGTCGTCGGCGGCGATGAGAATTTTGCGCGGCGAGGTCATGTCGGGGCGTTTTTTGCGATCTTTCGACTTGACGGTAAAAGCCTTGCTACGGACCGAACGATGCAATCCCGGCGATCTTCCATCATGTCCATCGCGCGCGCAACGACAGGGGTGACGCTTTTGCGCGTCGCCCGCCGCATCGGCGGCAAGCCGCATGAGGGGCGGCTTGCCGCGGGATCGCTCGTGCTGCCTTGCGCCATCGGCCGTTCGGGCGTCGCGCGCGACAAGCGCGAGGGCGACGGGGCGACTCCGGCGGGGCGCTGGCGTCTCCTGTATTTTTATTTGCGTCGTCCCTGTCCCATGCGCCTGCCGTGGCGACTCGCGCGGCCCGACGACATCTGGTGCGACGACGCCGGCTCGTTTCTCTACAACAGGCCGCTTCGTGCGCCGTCGCGCCTCGGGCACGAGGAAATCTGGCGCGGGGACGGTCTCTATCACGTCGTCGGCGTGATGGATTACAATATCGTTCCCCGCGTGCGCGGACGGGGCAGCGCGATCTTCTTTCATATCGCGACGGACGATCTCGGCCCTACCGCGGGATGCGTGGCGCTGCGCGCGCGCGACATGGCCCGCCTGCTGCCGCGACTGGCGCGGGGCGCGACGATTTATGTCGAATAATCCCGCGCGCCCATGATTGCCGAGCCGACGCGCACATAGGTCGCGCCGAGCTGGATCGCGAGTTCGTAATCCGAACTCATGCCCATGGAGAGTTCGCGCAGCCCGTTGCGCGCGGCGATGTCAGCCAGAAGCGCGAAATGCGGCGACGCCTGTTCGCCGACCGGCGGCACGCACATCAGGCCCGCGATCTCGAGCCCGTATTTTTCGCGGCAGGCGGCGATGAAGGCGTCAGCCTCCTCGGGGAGCACGCCCGCCTTTTGGGGCTCGGCGCCGGTGTTGACCTGCACGAAAAGGCGCGGGCGCCTGCCGGTCTTCGCCATTTCTTCCGAGAGCGCTTTGGCGATCTTCTCGCGGTCGACGCTCTGGATCACGTCGAAGGTCTCGACAGCCTCCTGCGTCTTGTTGGACTGCAGCGGGCCAATGAGATGCAGCTCGATGTCCGGGTATTTTTCGCGGAGCGCGGGCCATTTGCCCATGGCCTCCTGCACGCGGTTCTCGCCGAAGACGCGATGGCCGGCGTCGAGCAGCGGAACTACGTCCTCGGCCGGAAAGGTCTTGGTGACGCAGACCAGGGTGACTTCGGCGGGGTCGCGCCCGCAGTCCGTCGCGGCGCGGGCGATTGACGCTTTGGTTTCGTTCAGACGGTCGATGATGGTCATGGGGTCTGGTTAAGGCGCAATCGGGCCGCCCGCAACCATCGAAAAGAAAGGACAGAGGGGCTTTGACATCCCCCCTCCCGACCGGCATTTAGGAGCAAATTTCCCGCCTCCAGACCGGACCGCCGACATCCATGAGACCAGAACGCTACAATTTTGCTGAGGCCGAGCCGCGCTGGCAGAAGATTTGGGAGGAAAAACAGGTCTTTAAGGCGGGCGTCAACGCCTCGGCGCCGAAATATTACGTGCTGGAGATGTTCCCGTATCCGTCGGGGCGCCTGCACATGGGCCATGTGCGCAATTATTCGATGGGCGACGTCATCGCCCGCTACATGCGCGCGAAGGGCTATGACGTTCTGCATCCCATGGGGTGGGACGCCTTCGGCCTGCCGGCGGAGAACGCGGCGGCGCAGACCGGCGCGCATCCGGCGACATGGACCTACGCCAATATCGCCGCCATGCGCGCGCAACTGAAGACGCTGGGCCTCTCGCTCGACTGGTCGCGCGAGATCGCGACCTGCGATCCGGAATATTACAGGCATCAGCAGAAGCTGTTTCTCGATTTCCTGAAGGCCGGCATCGTCGACCGCAAGAAATCCAAGGTGAACTGGGACCCGGTGGACCATACGGTTCTCGCCAACGAGCAGGTGATCGACGGGCGCGGCTGGCGCTCCGGCGCGCTGGTCGAGCAGCGCGAACTCACCCAATGGTTCCTGAAGATCACGAGCTACTCGCTGGAGCTTCTGGAGGCGCTCGACACCCTCGACCGCTGGCCCGACAAGGTGCGCCTCATGCAGCGCAACTGGATCGGCCGCTCAGAGGGCATGCTGGTGCGCTTCGCGCTCGATCAGCCGCTGGGCGAGGCGAAGGAGGTCGAGGTCTTCACCACCCGCGCAGACACGCTCTTCGGCGCCAAATTCGTCGCGCTCGCCGCCGACCATCCGCTGGCTAAGGCGGCGGCAGAGCAGAACCCCGAACTCGCCGCCTTCTGCGAGGAGTGCCGTCGCGGCGGCACATCGGCCGAGGCGATCGAGACCGCCGAGAAACAGGGCTTCGACACGGGCCTGCGCGTTGCGCATCCATTCGATCCCGACTGGAAGCTCCCGGTCTATGTCGCGAACTTCATCCTGATGGATTACGGCACGGGCGCCATCTTCGGCTGCCCGGCGCATGATCAACGCGATCTGGATTTCGCGACGAAATACGGGCTCGGCTTCAAGGTCGTCGTTTGCCCGGAAGGCGCCGATCCCGCGACGCTCGAAGCGCAGATCGCAAAGAGCGGTGAAGCCTTCGACGGCGACGGGAAGCTCGTGAACTCGTCCTTCCTCGACGGCCTCACCGTGCCTGAGGCCAAGGAGCACGTCGCGAACCGTCTCGAGACCACGGCGCTGTTCAACGCCCCGCAGGGCGCCCGCAAGGTGAACTACAAGCTGCGCGACTGGGGCGTCTCTCGCCAGCGCTACTGGGGCTGCCCGATCCCCATCATCCATTGCGAGACATGCGGCCCCGTCCCCGTGCCGGACGCGGACCTGCCGGTGAGACTGCCCGAGGACGTCACCTTCGACCAGCCCGGCAATCCGCTCGACCGCCATCCGACCTGGAAGAACGTCCCCTGTCCGTCCTGCGGCAGGCCCGCGCGCCGCGAGACCGACACGATGGACACTTTCGTCGATTCGTCCTGGTATTACGCGCGCTTCACGGACCCGCACAACGCCGACGCGCCCGCCGCGGCCGACGCCCTCGCGCGCTGGCTGCCGGTCGATCAATATATCGGCGGCATCGAGCACGCGATCCTGCATCTTCTCTATTCGCGCTTCTTCGCCCGCGCCATGCGCGACTCGGGTCACGCGGCGGCGGCCGAGCCCTTCGCCGGCCTCTTCACGCAGGGCATGGTCGTGCATGAGACCTACAAGGGCCCCGACGGCTGGGTTTCGCCCGCCGCCATCCGCATCGAATCTGGCGAGGGGGGCCGCCGCGCCTTCCTTCTCGACAGCGGCGCCGAGGTCGAAATCGGCCCGATCGAGAAGATGTCGAAGTCCAAGAAGAACACCGTCGACCCGGACGACATCGTCGCGAGCTACGGCGCCGACACGGCGCGCCTCTTCGTGCTCTCCGACAGTCCGCCCGATCGCGACGTGATCTGGTCGGACGAGGGCGCGCAGGGCGCGTGGCGCTTCGTGCAGCGCGTCTGGCGCACGGTCGGCGAACTTGGCCGGGTCGCGGCGCCGGCCGGAGCCGCGGCTCCGGGCGAGTTCGGTCCCGAGGCGCTGAAGCTTCGCAAGGCTACCCACAAGACCGTCGCGCAGGTCAGCGAGAACATCGAGCGACTGCGCTTCAACAGCGCCATCGCCCGCATCCGCGAATTCGGCAATGAGCTCACCGCCGCGCTCGACGCCGTGACCGAAACGCCCGTCGGCGCCGATCTCGCTTACGCTTTCCGCGAGGCGGCGGACGCGTTCGTACGGCTCGTCGCGCCGATGACGCCCCATGTCGCGGAGGAATGCTGGACCGACCTCGGCCATGAGGGCCTCGTCTCCGAGGCGCCGTGGCCCGTGGCCGATCCTGTCCTTGTGGCGCAGGAGATGATAAGCCTGCCCGTGCAGGTGAACGGCAAGAAGCGCGCCGAGATTCTCGTCGCGCATGACGCCGACGAGGAAACGATTCGCAAAGAGGCCTTGTCGCAAGATGGCGTTCTGCGCGCCATGGAAGGCAAGCCGCTCAGGAAGTTCATTCTCGTGCCGAAGAGGATCGTCAATGTGGTCGTGTGAGAAAGCCTTCGGCCGACTTTTGGCGGCGGCCTTGACGCTCTCCGCCGCGCTGCCGCTCGCGGGCTGCATCGAGCCCATGTATGGCGCGACCGGCGGCTTCGATTCCTCGCCGCTCGCCGCCGAGCTTCAGGCGATCGAGGTCGACGAGATCCCGAACCGCATGGGGCATTATGTCCGCAACGAGCTGATCTTCGGTTTCAACGGCACGGGCTCGACCGTTCAGCCGCGCTATCGGCTCAGCGTGAATCTGCGCGAGCGCGTCCAGACGCCGATTCTCGATACGGTGACCGGCCGCGCCACCTCGGCGACCGTCATCGTCGACGCCGAATATCGTCTCGTCACCGTGCCGGGCGGCGCCGAAGTGCTCAAGGGGGTCGCCAACGGCGTTGCGAGCTACGACCGTTTCTCGAACCGCTTCTCCAACGTCCGCGCCGCGCGCGACGCTGAAATCCGCGACGCCAAGGTCATCGCCGAGCTGATCCGCACGCGCGTTTCGACCGAGCTGGCGACGCGGCGCTAGAGCCGCCCGTGGTCGCGGTAAAAAGCGGCGCCGCCGAAAAATTCGTCTCCGCCCCGCCGGACGGGGTCTTTCTGTTTCTGGTCTTCGGCTCCGACGCCGGCATGGTGCGCGAGCGCGCGCTCACGATCGTGAGCAAGCGCGTCGACGACCGGCGCGATCCGTTCCAGTTCGTCGAGATGAGCGGCGACGCCGTGTCTGCCGATCCGCTCGCGCTGCTCGACGAAGCCAACACCACGCCGCTGTTCGGCGGACGTCGCGCCATCCTCGTCGAGACTGGCGCCAAGTCGGTCATTCCCGCCGTCACCTCGCTGATTTCCGCGCCGCCCGCCGCCTGCACGGTGGTGCTGACGGCCGGCGCGCTGAAGCGGGACGCCCCGCTGCGCAAGCTTGTCGAGGGCGCGAAACAGGGCGCCGGGATCGAATGTCAGCCCGACACCGAGCATGATCTCCACGCGCTGATCGACCGCACGCTGCGTGAGGCGGGGCTCGTCGCTGGTCCGGAGGCGCGCGGCCTTCTGCTCGCCGCGCTTGGCGAAGACCGGCTGATGAGCCGCGGCGAACTCACGAAGCTCGCGCTTTACATGCACGGGCGCGAACATGTCGAGGCGGCGGATGTGGAGGCCATTGTGGCGCATGCGTCCGGCGTCGCCTCGGACCGCGTGGTGACGGCGGCTTTTGGCGGCGAAGTCGGCGCGACGCTCGAATCCTATTTCGCGCAGGGCGGCGATCCGGGAGCGATCCTGTTCGGCGCCATGCGCTACGCCGTGGCGCTGCATCGCGCGCGCCTCGCCATGGAGCGCGAGGGCGGGCGCACCGACGCCGGCGTGACGGTCTTGATGCGCGCGGGCTTCGGCTTCATGCATCGCGCGCTGCTGGAGGAGCATTTGAAGCGCTGGACGTCGGCGCGACTCGGCGCGCTCGTCGAGCCCCTGCGCGTGGCGCAAACGCGCGCCCGCGCCAATGCGGGCGTCGCGCTGATGGAGGCTGAAAACGCGCTATGGGAGGTGGCGAAGGCGGCGCGACGTTGACTATTCGGCGCCGGAGTCGAGCAAGACGCTGAAGCCGCCGAAGATCATGCGCTTGCCGTCGAAGGGCATTGGCATGTCCTTCATGCGCGGGTCCTCGCGCATCTTCTTGCCAGCGGCGTCGCGCGCTTCTTTGGACGGCCATACGACCCAGGAAAAAACGACGTTCTCTCCAGCTTGCGCCGCGACCGCGCGCCTGAAGTCCGTCACCTTGCCGTCCGGGACGTCATCGCCCCAGCATTCGACCACGCGCAATGCGCCATATTCCTTGAGAAGCGGCCAGAAGCTTGCGGCGGCTGTCTTGTAAGCCTCCTTGTTTCCGGAGGGCACGGGAATGACGAATCCGTCAATATAGCTCATTGACAGGCTCCTTCCCTCTGCGGGCATCCGGCCTTGGCGGCCTCGACGTCCATCCACATGATTTCCCAGATGTGGCCGTCAGGATCCTCGAAGCTGCGGCCATACATGAAGCCGAAATCCTGGGCCGGGCAGGGGTCGATCCTGCCTCCGGCGCGCTGCGCCTTTGCGACAAGTTCGTCGACGGCGGCCCGGTTTTCCGCCGTGAGGCAGAACAGCGCCTGCGCGCTGTTCCGTGCGTCCGCTATCTTCTTCGTGGTGAACTGGCTGAATTTGTCATGGGTCAGCAGCATCGCGTAGATCGTGTCGGAGAAAACGATGCAGCTTGCAGTTCCGTCGCAGAACTGCGGGTTCCTGCGGGCGCCGATCGCCTCGTAGAAAGCGGTGGACTTGGGCAAATCGGCAACGGGCAAATTCACGAAGATGAGCTGGGGCATGAGGGTCTCCTTGCGCAATGCCTGTGACTGTAGAC contains the following coding sequences:
- the holA gene encoding DNA polymerase III subunit delta, which encodes MVAVKSGAAEKFVSAPPDGVFLFLVFGSDAGMVRERALTIVSKRVDDRRDPFQFVEMSGDAVSADPLALLDEANTTPLFGGRRAILVETGAKSVIPAVTSLISAPPAACTVVLTAGALKRDAPLRKLVEGAKQGAGIECQPDTEHDLHALIDRTLREAGLVAGPEARGLLLAALGEDRLMSRGELTKLALYMHGREHVEAADVEAIVAHASGVASDRVVTAAFGGEVGATLESYFAQGGDPGAILFGAMRYAVALHRARLAMEREGGRTDAGVTVLMRAGFGFMHRALLEEHLKRWTSARLGALVEPLRVAQTRARANAGVALMEAENALWEVAKAARR
- the leuS gene encoding leucine--tRNA ligase, which gives rise to MRPERYNFAEAEPRWQKIWEEKQVFKAGVNASAPKYYVLEMFPYPSGRLHMGHVRNYSMGDVIARYMRAKGYDVLHPMGWDAFGLPAENAAAQTGAHPATWTYANIAAMRAQLKTLGLSLDWSREIATCDPEYYRHQQKLFLDFLKAGIVDRKKSKVNWDPVDHTVLANEQVIDGRGWRSGALVEQRELTQWFLKITSYSLELLEALDTLDRWPDKVRLMQRNWIGRSEGMLVRFALDQPLGEAKEVEVFTTRADTLFGAKFVALAADHPLAKAAAEQNPELAAFCEECRRGGTSAEAIETAEKQGFDTGLRVAHPFDPDWKLPVYVANFILMDYGTGAIFGCPAHDQRDLDFATKYGLGFKVVVCPEGADPATLEAQIAKSGEAFDGDGKLVNSSFLDGLTVPEAKEHVANRLETTALFNAPQGARKVNYKLRDWGVSRQRYWGCPIPIIHCETCGPVPVPDADLPVRLPEDVTFDQPGNPLDRHPTWKNVPCPSCGRPARRETDTMDTFVDSSWYYARFTDPHNADAPAAADALARWLPVDQYIGGIEHAILHLLYSRFFARAMRDSGHAAAAEPFAGLFTQGMVVHETYKGPDGWVSPAAIRIESGEGGRRAFLLDSGAEVEIGPIEKMSKSKKNTVDPDDIVASYGADTARLFVLSDSPPDRDVIWSDEGAQGAWRFVQRVWRTVGELGRVAAPAGAAAPGEFGPEALKLRKATHKTVAQVSENIERLRFNSAIARIREFGNELTAALDAVTETPVGADLAYAFREAADAFVRLVAPMTPHVAEECWTDLGHEGLVSEAPWPVADPVLVAQEMISLPVQVNGKKRAEILVAHDADEETIRKEALSQDGVLRAMEGKPLRKFILVPKRIVNVVV
- a CDS encoding VOC family protein, which gives rise to MPQLIFVNLPVADLPKSTAFYEAIGARRNPQFCDGTASCIVFSDTIYAMLLTHDKFSQFTTKKIADARNSAQALFCLTAENRAAVDELVAKAQRAGGRIDPCPAQDFGFMYGRSFEDPDGHIWEIMWMDVEAAKAGCPQREGACQ
- a CDS encoding DUF1428 domain-containing protein, producing MSYIDGFVIPVPSGNKEAYKTAAASFWPLLKEYGALRVVECWGDDVPDGKVTDFRRAVAAQAGENVVFSWVVWPSKEARDAAGKKMREDPRMKDMPMPFDGKRMIFGGFSVLLDSGAE
- a CDS encoding LPS assembly lipoprotein LptE, whose amino-acid sequence is MTLSAALPLAGCIEPMYGATGGFDSSPLAAELQAIEVDEIPNRMGHYVRNELIFGFNGTGSTVQPRYRLSVNLRERVQTPILDTVTGRATSATVIVDAEYRLVTVPGGAEVLKGVANGVASYDRFSNRFSNVRAARDAEIRDAKVIAELIRTRVSTELATRR